Proteins encoded together in one Deinococcus hopiensis KR-140 window:
- a CDS encoding bifunctional folylpolyglutamate synthase/dihydrofolate synthase → MDDGAVTGDLAWLFARQRFGVHPGLTRVRSLLGRLGEPQNAFESILVGGTNGKGSTAASLAAMLTASGEQSGLFTSPHLTRFSERFTVGGRELPQQTVLAALRRVRPAAEAVEASFFEIVTALGCLLFAEAGVRRAVMEVGLGGRLDATNALEPALSVITNVDLDHTDILGATPEAIAREKAGILRHGRPAVTAVDHRLLPLLEVHGADLWVTGREIEVRALPLAWEGWALGVRVPGLELEVRTPLLGRHGAANAGLAVAAAVRLGLTREAVRAGAQATHWPGRLERLPWRGGHLLLDGAHNPSGAEALATTLRELGAGRVPLIVGVAADKDAAAVAAHLSPVASEVILTRARLSPRAADPGHLAPHFADVPVRVVPDPAAALALLPAGGLAVACGSLYLIGELRPLVLGGESEAYERWQ, encoded by the coding sequence ATGGATGACGGCGCGGTAACGGGAGATCTGGCGTGGCTGTTCGCGCGGCAGCGGTTTGGCGTTCATCCCGGCCTCACGCGCGTTCGGTCCCTGCTCGGCCGTCTGGGGGAGCCGCAGAACGCCTTCGAATCCATTCTGGTGGGGGGAACCAACGGCAAGGGCAGTACCGCGGCCAGCCTCGCGGCCATGCTGACGGCGTCCGGGGAGCAGAGCGGTCTGTTTACCAGCCCCCACCTGACCCGCTTCTCGGAACGCTTCACCGTCGGCGGGCGAGAACTGCCGCAGCAGACCGTTCTGGCCGCGCTGCGCCGGGTGCGCCCGGCAGCCGAGGCGGTGGAAGCGTCTTTCTTCGAGATCGTGACGGCCCTGGGCTGCCTGCTGTTTGCTGAGGCGGGGGTGCGGCGCGCTGTCATGGAGGTGGGACTGGGAGGCCGGCTCGACGCCACCAACGCCCTGGAACCGGCGCTGAGCGTGATCACCAACGTGGATCTGGACCACACGGACATCCTGGGCGCAACGCCCGAGGCCATCGCCCGTGAAAAGGCCGGCATTCTCCGGCATGGGCGGCCGGCCGTCACGGCGGTGGACCACCGCCTGTTGCCCCTCCTGGAAGTTCACGGCGCCGACCTGTGGGTGACAGGGCGAGAGATCGAGGTGCGCGCGCTTCCGCTGGCCTGGGAAGGCTGGGCCCTGGGTGTCAGGGTCCCTGGCCTGGAACTGGAGGTGCGAACTCCTCTGCTCGGACGCCACGGTGCGGCGAACGCAGGACTGGCGGTGGCTGCGGCTGTGCGGCTGGGTTTGACCAGGGAAGCGGTCCGCGCGGGCGCGCAGGCCACGCACTGGCCGGGCCGCCTGGAGCGTCTGCCGTGGCGTGGCGGTCACCTGCTGCTCGACGGAGCGCACAACCCCAGCGGGGCAGAGGCGCTTGCGACCACACTGCGGGAGCTGGGCGCGGGTCGGGTGCCCCTGATAGTGGGCGTGGCCGCAGACAAGGACGCCGCCGCGGTGGCGGCCCACCTGTCGCCGGTGGCCTCGGAGGTGATCCTGACCCGGGCGCGTCTCAGTCCACGCGCCGCTGATCCTGGGCACCTCGCGCCCCACTTTGCGGACGTTCCTGTTCGCGTCGTCCCCGATCCCGCTGCAGCTCTGGCATTGCTGCCGGCTGGAGGACTGGCGGTGGCCTGCGGCAGCCTTTACCTGATCGGGGAGCTGCGGCCCTTGGTTCTGGGCGGGGAGAGTGAGGCGTATGAGCGGTGGCAGTGA
- the tgt gene encoding tRNA guanosine(34) transglycosylase Tgt, protein MFEFDILQQEGRARRATFRTPHGTVTTPMFMPVGTQGTVKGISPQELLDIGSQIVLANTYHLMLRPGEQLVAAHGGLPGFTAYPGPFLTDSGGFQVMSLGHMRKITEQGVTFKSHLDGSRVELTPERSVEVQEALGADVIMAFDECPPYPAEPLYLQRSLERTVRWLERCLEAKTREDQALFAIVQGGTSGELREQSLALTLPFATPGFAIGGLAVGEPKEEMFPAVALTTGRLPAHKPRYLMGVGHPEDLIAGVALGVDMFDCVYPTRTGRFGYALTDDGRLNLNSSAPRRQLEPIDSGCDCYACRSYTRAYLAHLIRAEEMLAPRMLSLHNLRYLHRLMARAGDALQQGTFFNWATAWGERYFRQEVPAWFQKALETGAGI, encoded by the coding sequence ATGTTCGAGTTCGACATTCTGCAGCAAGAAGGCCGTGCCAGGCGGGCAACATTCCGAACCCCCCATGGCACCGTTACGACGCCTATGTTCATGCCAGTGGGAACCCAGGGAACAGTCAAAGGAATTAGTCCTCAAGAGCTGCTCGACATTGGTTCTCAGATTGTCCTCGCCAACACCTACCACCTGATGCTGCGTCCTGGAGAACAGTTGGTGGCGGCGCATGGGGGACTTCCTGGGTTCACGGCGTATCCGGGTCCTTTTTTAACCGACTCAGGAGGGTTTCAGGTTATGAGCCTGGGCCATATGCGAAAGATTACCGAACAGGGCGTCACGTTTAAAAGTCACCTGGACGGCAGCCGGGTAGAGCTGACTCCGGAACGGAGCGTGGAGGTGCAGGAAGCGCTTGGCGCAGACGTGATCATGGCTTTTGACGAATGCCCCCCTTATCCGGCCGAGCCCCTCTACCTTCAGCGGAGCCTGGAACGGACGGTACGCTGGCTGGAACGCTGCTTGGAGGCAAAAACCCGCGAGGACCAAGCTCTATTTGCCATCGTTCAGGGAGGTACTTCCGGCGAACTGCGGGAACAGAGTCTTGCCCTGACATTGCCTTTTGCCACCCCAGGCTTCGCCATAGGAGGCCTGGCTGTGGGGGAACCGAAAGAGGAGATGTTTCCCGCTGTGGCCCTGACCACCGGTCGGCTTCCGGCACACAAACCGCGCTACCTCATGGGCGTTGGGCATCCGGAGGACCTCATCGCGGGTGTGGCGCTGGGGGTCGATATGTTTGACTGTGTTTATCCCACGAGAACGGGGCGGTTCGGCTATGCCCTGACCGACGACGGCCGGCTCAACCTCAACTCCAGTGCTCCACGTCGACAACTGGAGCCCATTGACAGCGGGTGCGACTGCTACGCCTGCCGCTCGTATACCCGCGCCTACCTCGCCCACCTGATTCGCGCTGAGGAAATGCTCGCGCCACGAATGCTGTCCTTACATAACCTGCGCTACCTCCACCGGCTGATGGCGAGGGCCGGGGACGCCTTGCAGCAGGGGACGTTTTTCAATTGGGCGACCGCGTGGGGTGAGCGTTACTTTCGGCAGGAGGTGCCCGCCTGGTTTCAGAAGGCGCTGGAGACGGGGGCCGGTATCTAG
- a CDS encoding manganese-dependent inorganic pyrophosphatase, with product MLPVFGHTNPDTDAITSALVYARLLTRQGVEAQAYRLGDLNFETPFVLREAGVEVPPLLPPLEAGAAVALVDHNESSQSVANLQNLTVTRVVDHHKLGDLTTTQPAYLRFEPVGCTATLLLKLHHEAKLPVERTDARLMLSAILSDTLHFRSPTTTPEDREAVAFLAPIAEVNDVERYALAMFAAKSDLGDTPAETLLKMDYKAFPFGDSADPEYWGIGVIETTNPAYVLGRQEELREAMAQTRARENLSGILLSVVDILNETNVTLLASEAEEKVVGEAFGVLAQQGRADLGHRISRKKQIVPTLEAYFEPRA from the coding sequence ATGCTTCCTGTCTTTGGCCACACCAACCCCGACACCGACGCCATCACCTCCGCGCTGGTCTATGCGCGGCTGCTTACCCGGCAGGGTGTGGAGGCGCAGGCGTACCGGCTGGGTGATCTGAACTTTGAGACGCCCTTCGTTCTGCGAGAAGCGGGGGTTGAGGTGCCTCCCCTGTTGCCCCCTCTGGAAGCGGGAGCAGCGGTGGCCCTGGTCGACCACAACGAGAGCTCTCAGTCGGTGGCCAATTTGCAGAACCTGACTGTGACCCGGGTGGTGGACCACCACAAGCTGGGGGACCTGACCACCACGCAGCCGGCTTACCTGCGCTTCGAGCCGGTGGGCTGCACAGCGACGCTGCTGCTCAAGTTGCACCACGAGGCGAAGTTGCCGGTGGAACGCACGGACGCGCGGCTGATGCTCAGCGCGATTCTGAGCGACACGCTGCATTTCCGCAGTCCCACCACCACCCCCGAGGACCGGGAAGCGGTGGCTTTTCTCGCGCCTATCGCTGAGGTCAACGATGTGGAACGTTATGCCCTCGCCATGTTCGCTGCCAAGAGTGACCTCGGCGACACCCCGGCTGAGACCCTGCTGAAGATGGATTACAAGGCGTTTCCCTTCGGGGACTCAGCCGACCCGGAGTACTGGGGCATCGGCGTGATCGAGACGACCAACCCCGCCTATGTGCTGGGGCGCCAGGAGGAGCTGCGCGAGGCCATGGCGCAGACCCGGGCGCGTGAGAACCTCAGCGGCATCCTGCTTTCCGTCGTGGACATCCTGAACGAGACGAACGTCACGTTGCTGGCTTCCGAGGCGGAGGAGAAGGTGGTGGGGGAGGCCTTTGGCGTGCTTGCGCAGCAGGGCCGGGCGGATCTGGGCCACCGAATCAGCCGCAAGAAGCAGATTGTGCCCACCCTGGAAGCGTATTTCGAGCCACGGGCATGA
- a CDS encoding S-layer homology domain-containing protein has translation MKKSLIVLTAALSFGFAAAQTAAPASAPQVPTLTDVPAGHWAKDAIDRLVGKGIILGYPDGTFRGTQNLTRYEAAVIIARLLDQMRTGEVTVQPGNGITQEDLTALQNAIQELAADLTALGVRVSDLEENAVNRDDFSRLEARVEELAAAANTGEEDAISSLTTQITDLTTRVDELGGNYDELRADVDDNASSIAALNDLTVLLNQDILNLQDRVSAVEAAQADFVTRADFDNITGQLSGRIDATNTRVGGVETRVTTLENAPKFSVVGSVAPSYGYLTRLSGDADFDVDRLTNGTFADGVFSDPAAGKDVTDGDINDNRGAGSFTFGVRATNLTTTTGSLVVRNAGVDFGTTTVNNTTPALRTVITLRRATASGTIGGQEFDVSYAAYGAPAGRDFKFSDYLFNNTDALAGNVFVGNLNATTLPLQPRITVVAGNTTSAAVAGAATTGTGTPFAGVRAAVKPNADSTFAVSYATGVGNRSALGTDYNLKFGAVSVKGEGVLSVPNSGANNVLAGGLQRAITNGNRAFYTEVRADLGVAKFGVNFRAVDPAFALSTGNYAGLSVTDSMPYKPNQVGFGGALGTNLGPIALGAYADSYVPYTGGTRTTAFGVKAGVKLAALELVGFYNRGTVGNAVQESVNNGDLAPVGMGISDVPLTNTSTFGARLRHDGSADNALVKNLNFTIQDGYYYSSRTNDFQAYADYSTTVGGLTLQPLVRYHMKSNASTDVSGEGTTFKAGVKLSTAPFAGVPFQPSFYGNVVYRTTNPVATTATTTELLAQTGLAFNEFLAANTSARIGYSYYEGRNLANAALVGDTNDVSPFSAADDRVYNAATGTNSARVQGVYGQLGYNGLNANYGVFRYTNIATGAQTVAQGFKVSYTFKF, from the coding sequence ATGAAGAAGAGCTTGATTGTTCTCACCGCCGCGCTGTCCTTCGGCTTTGCTGCGGCGCAGACTGCCGCGCCCGCGAGCGCTCCGCAGGTGCCGACGCTGACCGACGTTCCCGCCGGTCACTGGGCCAAGGACGCCATCGACCGCCTCGTGGGCAAGGGCATCATCCTGGGTTACCCGGACGGCACCTTCCGCGGCACCCAGAACCTGACGCGCTACGAGGCTGCCGTGATCATCGCGCGCCTGCTCGACCAGATGCGGACGGGCGAAGTTACCGTGCAGCCTGGAAACGGCATTACCCAGGAAGACCTGACGGCGCTGCAGAACGCCATTCAGGAACTGGCCGCCGATCTGACGGCCCTCGGCGTGCGCGTGAGCGACCTGGAAGAAAACGCCGTCAACCGTGACGACTTCTCCCGCTTGGAAGCGCGCGTGGAAGAGCTGGCGGCTGCCGCCAACACCGGCGAAGAAGACGCCATTTCCAGCCTCACCACCCAGATCACGGACCTGACCACCCGGGTGGACGAGCTGGGCGGCAACTACGACGAACTGCGCGCAGACGTCGACGACAATGCCAGCAGCATCGCGGCCCTCAACGACCTGACCGTTTTGCTCAACCAGGACATCCTGAACCTGCAAGACCGCGTCAGCGCTGTCGAAGCGGCCCAGGCCGACTTCGTGACCCGCGCGGACTTCGACAACATCACTGGGCAGCTCTCGGGCCGCATTGACGCGACCAACACCCGCGTGGGTGGCGTCGAGACCCGCGTGACCACCCTGGAGAATGCGCCCAAGTTCAGCGTGGTTGGTTCGGTCGCCCCCAGCTACGGTTACCTGACCCGCCTCAGCGGTGATGCAGACTTCGACGTCGACCGTCTGACGAACGGCACCTTCGCCGATGGCGTGTTCAGCGATCCTGCCGCTGGCAAGGACGTGACGGACGGCGACATCAACGACAACCGGGGTGCGGGCAGCTTCACCTTCGGTGTGCGCGCGACGAACCTGACCACCACCACCGGTTCCCTCGTGGTCCGGAATGCGGGCGTGGACTTCGGAACCACGACGGTGAACAATACGACCCCTGCGCTTCGCACCGTCATCACGCTGCGCCGGGCGACGGCCAGCGGCACCATCGGCGGGCAGGAATTCGACGTGAGCTACGCCGCTTACGGCGCTCCGGCCGGCAGGGACTTCAAGTTCAGCGACTACCTCTTTAACAACACGGATGCCCTTGCTGGCAACGTCTTCGTCGGCAACCTGAACGCCACCACGCTGCCCCTGCAGCCCCGCATCACGGTCGTCGCTGGCAACACCACGTCCGCGGCCGTGGCCGGTGCGGCGACGACGGGCACTGGCACGCCCTTCGCCGGTGTGCGCGCCGCCGTGAAGCCCAACGCGGACAGCACCTTCGCGGTGTCCTACGCCACGGGCGTGGGCAACCGTTCCGCTCTGGGAACCGACTACAACCTCAAGTTTGGCGCCGTGAGCGTCAAGGGTGAGGGCGTCCTCAGCGTGCCCAACAGCGGTGCCAACAACGTCCTGGCCGGTGGACTGCAGCGCGCCATCACCAACGGTAACCGTGCGTTCTACACGGAAGTTCGTGCAGACCTCGGCGTTGCCAAGTTTGGCGTGAACTTCCGTGCGGTTGATCCTGCTTTCGCTCTCTCGACGGGCAACTACGCGGGCCTGTCGGTCACCGACTCGATGCCCTACAAGCCGAACCAGGTGGGCTTTGGCGGCGCGCTGGGCACCAACCTCGGCCCGATCGCACTGGGCGCCTATGCCGACAGCTACGTTCCCTACACCGGTGGCACGCGCACCACGGCCTTCGGCGTGAAGGCGGGCGTCAAGCTCGCGGCGCTGGAACTGGTGGGCTTCTATAACCGCGGCACGGTGGGCAATGCGGTGCAGGAGTCTGTGAACAACGGCGACCTTGCCCCCGTGGGCATGGGCATCTCCGACGTGCCGCTGACCAACACCAGCACCTTCGGTGCGCGCCTGCGTCACGACGGCAGTGCCGACAACGCGCTGGTGAAGAACCTGAACTTCACCATTCAGGACGGCTACTACTACAGCAGCCGCACCAACGACTTCCAGGCGTACGCCGACTACTCCACCACGGTGGGCGGCCTGACCCTGCAGCCCCTCGTCCGCTACCACATGAAGAGCAATGCCTCCACCGACGTGTCGGGCGAAGGCACCACCTTCAAGGCTGGCGTGAAGCTCAGCACCGCGCCCTTCGCGGGCGTGCCCTTCCAGCCCAGCTTCTACGGCAACGTGGTCTACCGCACGACCAACCCCGTCGCTACGACGGCCACCACGACCGAGCTCCTGGCGCAGACCGGCCTGGCGTTCAACGAGTTCCTGGCCGCCAACACCTCCGCCCGGATCGGTTACTCGTACTACGAGGGCCGCAACCTGGCCAACGCCGCTCTGGTGGGTGACACGAACGACGTGAGCCCCTTCAGCGCTGCTGACGACCGCGTGTACAACGCAGCCACCGGCACCAACTCTGCCCGCGTGCAGGGCGTCTACGGTCAGCTCGGGTACAACGGCCTGAACGCCAACTACGGCGTCTTCCGCTACACCAACATCGCCACGGGTGCCCAGACGGTTGCCCAGGGCTTCAAGGTCAGCTACACCTTCAAGTTCTAA
- a CDS encoding polymer-forming cytoskeletal protein, whose translation MGVTWDEPWVDLLHREAEEDLSAAERAQLGALMASPEVLEARTRLERVQLALTALPSLPPPHRQAAQVASDVRWSACLTVPLPRSVAAAVAAEVALSARLTREGVPPPARAVAPEVVLGVRTARQLSSAPPLPRSLAAEVASEVAWAARLQVPARTPAGSVAAGLQQRIRQEREGQLGASVPEPHMPEQRSSQTGLIQRSNQSPARNPAPLLLVLGLLTGLTLLGLTQAWPNLSAGATVLQALVTQVSPLAGVGLALLLAASLVVAWRPTRGVQQFGVAAFALSAALTLPPLYAALARSGVTVGHNVTVHGQVPGNVIAVGGDVTLARDASVHGEVVTLFGNVRREDGARVSGRVNALLGHASGDVAALQTAPPKGLNLATASAFRPLLGWLGGAAWGPVFGMLTGTMLLLLFLVGAAPLLARRQRHAPVRTLALGVLALATLLAPALGLALTGLLAPALLAAAFALLLVATGLSVSAYDLGRTVSHRLRFPQPERTGAVLGMLAVALSLGWPPLALGLALTGGAWGLGTLLLTQTGGERSASH comes from the coding sequence ATGGGCGTGACGTGGGATGAACCCTGGGTGGACTTGCTGCACCGTGAGGCGGAGGAGGACCTGAGCGCCGCCGAGCGGGCACAGCTTGGCGCCCTTATGGCGTCTCCCGAAGTTCTGGAGGCCCGCACACGCTTGGAGCGGGTCCAGCTCGCCCTGACGGCCCTCCCGTCCCTGCCGCCGCCTCACCGGCAGGCGGCCCAGGTGGCCTCCGATGTCCGCTGGAGCGCCTGCCTGACCGTCCCTCTTCCCCGGTCGGTGGCGGCGGCCGTCGCCGCAGAGGTCGCCCTCAGCGCCCGGCTCACGCGGGAGGGCGTCCCACCTCCCGCACGGGCCGTCGCTCCCGAGGTGGTGCTGGGGGTCCGGACGGCCCGACAATTGAGCAGCGCTCCGCCCCTGCCGCGTTCCCTCGCGGCTGAGGTGGCGTCCGAAGTGGCCTGGGCGGCACGCCTGCAAGTTCCCGCCCGAACGCCGGCAGGATCGGTCGCTGCCGGGCTCCAGCAGCGCATCCGGCAGGAACGTGAAGGCCAACTGGGAGCCTCGGTCCCGGAACCTCACATGCCCGAACAACGCAGTTCACAGACAGGGCTGATTCAGCGTTCCAACCAGAGCCCGGCCCGAAATCCCGCACCCCTCCTTCTGGTCTTGGGCCTGCTCACCGGCCTGACGCTGCTGGGGCTCACGCAGGCCTGGCCGAACCTGTCGGCGGGCGCCACCGTCTTGCAGGCGCTGGTCACGCAGGTCTCGCCGCTGGCCGGCGTGGGGCTGGCGCTGCTGTTGGCCGCGAGCCTCGTGGTCGCCTGGCGCCCCACCCGGGGGGTGCAGCAGTTCGGCGTCGCGGCTTTTGCCCTTTCGGCCGCCCTGACGTTGCCGCCCCTCTACGCGGCCCTCGCCCGCAGCGGGGTCACGGTGGGCCACAACGTGACGGTGCACGGACAGGTGCCCGGCAACGTGATCGCCGTTGGCGGAGACGTGACCCTGGCGCGCGACGCCTCAGTTCATGGCGAGGTCGTTACCCTGTTCGGGAACGTGCGCCGGGAAGACGGGGCGCGGGTGAGCGGCCGGGTCAACGCCCTGCTCGGGCACGCCTCGGGGGACGTGGCTGCCCTGCAGACCGCGCCGCCAAAGGGACTCAACCTCGCCACAGCCTCGGCCTTTCGCCCCCTGCTGGGCTGGCTGGGCGGAGCCGCCTGGGGCCCCGTCTTCGGAATGTTGACCGGCACGATGCTGCTGCTGCTGTTTCTCGTCGGGGCCGCCCCCCTGCTGGCGCGGCGGCAACGGCATGCCCCGGTCCGGACGCTGGCGCTGGGCGTCTTGGCGCTCGCCACCCTGCTGGCCCCGGCCCTCGGGCTGGCCCTGACCGGCCTGCTCGCCCCGGCACTGCTGGCGGCGGCCTTTGCCCTGCTGCTCGTCGCCACCGGCCTGAGCGTGAGCGCCTACGACCTGGGCCGCACGGTCAGCCACCGGCTTCGGTTTCCACAGCCCGAGCGGACGGGAGCAGTCCTGGGAATGCTTGCCGTCGCCCTCAGCCTGGGCTGGCCCCCGCTGGCGCTGGGCCTGGCGCTCACCGGTGGAGCGTGGGGGCTGGGCACCCTGCTTCTGACACAGACTGGGGGGGAACGCTCCGCGTCCCATTAG
- the moaC gene encoding cyclic pyranopterin monophosphate synthase MoaC, giving the protein MSELHDDAPQLTHFREGVPRMVDVTDKRATRRSATAQAWIRLPAEARTALLAGGNPKGDPLDVARLAGLAGSKRTADLVLLCHPIPVTGAEMEITLEEAGIRVRATVHTNAPTGVEMEALTAVMVAALNVYDMLKAASKAIEITGVRLLSKTGGKSGDYAVAPDSTGMPEGTGA; this is encoded by the coding sequence GTGAGTGAACTGCACGACGACGCTCCCCAGCTGACTCACTTTCGGGAGGGAGTGCCACGTATGGTGGACGTGACCGACAAGCGGGCCACGCGGCGTTCGGCCACTGCACAGGCCTGGATCCGGCTCCCAGCAGAGGCGAGGACTGCGCTGCTCGCGGGCGGCAATCCCAAGGGGGATCCGCTGGACGTCGCCCGACTTGCCGGACTGGCGGGCAGCAAACGGACCGCCGATCTCGTATTGCTGTGCCATCCCATTCCCGTGACCGGGGCAGAGATGGAGATCACGCTGGAGGAAGCGGGGATTCGCGTTCGCGCCACCGTACATACGAACGCGCCCACGGGCGTCGAGATGGAAGCCCTGACCGCCGTGATGGTCGCGGCCCTGAACGTGTACGACATGCTGAAAGCGGCCAGCAAAGCCATCGAGATCACGGGGGTGCGTCTCCTGAGCAAAACGGGCGGCAAGAGTGGTGACTACGCCGTCGCTCCTGACTCCACTGGGATGCCTGAGGGCACAGGCGCCTGA
- a CDS encoding helix-turn-helix domain-containing protein encodes MKLHERLRELRSERGLRLKDVAESASISVPYLSDLERGRTNPSLETLQTLASAYAITVHDLLQGVEFYGDSTEGALPKGLADLVADATLGPQITPDWVRTLSRIELRGKRPRDKQDWYEIYLHLKRILG; translated from the coding sequence ATGAAACTGCACGAACGACTTCGTGAACTCCGCAGTGAACGTGGGCTGCGGCTCAAGGATGTGGCGGAGAGCGCGAGCATCAGCGTCCCCTACCTCAGCGATCTGGAGCGCGGCCGGACCAACCCCAGCCTGGAAACCCTCCAGACGCTGGCTTCGGCCTACGCCATCACGGTCCATGACCTGCTGCAAGGGGTGGAGTTCTACGGCGACTCCACCGAGGGAGCGCTGCCCAAGGGGCTGGCCGATCTGGTGGCCGACGCCACGCTCGGCCCGCAAATCACGCCAGACTGGGTCAGGACCCTCTCCCGCATCGAACTGCGTGGGAAGCGGCCCCGTGATAAGCAGGACTGGTACGAGATTTACCTGCATCTCAAGCGCATCCTGGGATAA